A genome region from Arachis duranensis cultivar V14167 chromosome 6, aradu.V14167.gnm2.J7QH, whole genome shotgun sequence includes the following:
- the LOC107492402 gene encoding uncharacterized protein LOC107492402, giving the protein MVETRRSSSVSSSSSKRSLPSPSSPNAKRSKVTQDAASVVLPSEEILDAANESGNGSGDSDLRSSDLQDTSSLKEVVNVCDADKSPSPPVEEVVIALPESLDAKEADKTEVAGAAAAAVDELPRSKKRSANSAMAGPKVTWGMLISQCSENPHLTLCEPLFTVGQGRQCHLWLKDPAVSNVLCKLSHIEHGGSSFALLEITGSKGTVQVNGKMYRKNARVVLSGGDEVVFNIYGKHAYVIYICQQLTNINATTGVPSLSILEAQSDLIRGMQIEARSSDPSTVDGASMLASLSNVHKDISIITPSGKTCNNVQQTAGVSSLSPGNEDGIPDNTVKDGTSINEPAGVFSAEKTVPASSTTVEKNSNVDSMASSTLNADVGKTSAGSDQLRPLLRMFAAPCPELDNIYKISEEKSELRELLLKYLDSPTVLASSKQQALKDSLKQGILSHEDIDVSFETFPYYLSDTTKNVLIASTYMHLKSKGFGKYASNLSSVSPRILLSGPAGSEIYQETLSKALAKHFSASLLIVDSLLLSGGTSLTEVHNAKESAKPERTPAVAKRSTQVSTSQHKKSVSKLVSSVDGQIIGGSTFCSPGWVKLETNVGSSKATILKNGDRVKFIGHIHSPSSPQTSIVDVVYFVKELCLWLLSCALAMDMFHAFIVVSIYALQRDYFLFTLLMKLLFVSIPYILKEILLCNNVYVRLEGEGANQLLRDGSGGDDFDKIAVNDIFEVVSNQSKSAALVVFIKDIEKAIIGNSDILKSKLESLPQNVVVIGSHTQLDSRKDKTTHAGILLTKLGGNPAALLDLSFPDKFTRLLDRSKESPKAVKQLTRLFPNRVPIQLPEDELLLSDWKQQLERDIETMKAQSNTVSIRTVLNRIGLECPELETLCIKDQALTAESVEKIIGWAISHHFMHSAEGSVKDCKLVISAESLKYGLNILQGIEGENKNSKKSLKDVVTENEFEKKLLADVIPPSDIGVTFDDIGALENVKDTLKELVMLPLQRPELFSKGQLAKPCKGILLFGPPGTGKTMLAKAVATEAGANFINISMSSITSKWFGEGEKYVKAVFSLASKIAPSVIFVDEVDSMLGRRETPGEHETMRKMKNEFMMNWDGLRTKDKERVLVLAATNRPFDLDEAVIRRLPRRFMVNLPDAPNREKILRVILAKEDLAPDVHLEEIANMTDGYSGSDLKNLCVTAAYCPIREILEKEKEERSVALAENRPLPGLCSSADVRSLKMDDLRYAQEQVCASFSSDSLNMNELLQWNDLYGEGGSRRTRSLSYFM; this is encoded by the exons ATGGTCGAAACCAGACGCAGCTCTTCCGTTTCGTCTTCTTCCTCCAAGCGCTCTCTTCCTTCGCCTTCTTCTCCCAACGCTAAACGATCAAAG GTGACCCAGGACGCCGCATCAGTTGTTCTTCCCTCTGAGGAGATTCTCGATGCTGCCAACGAATCTGGGAATGGATCTGGTGACTCGGACCTACGTTCCTCTGATCTGCAAGATACGAGTTCGTTGAAGGAGGTTGTGAACGTTTGCGATGCAGACAAGTCTCCTTCTCCGCCCGTTGAAGAGGTGGTCATCGCCTTGCCGGAGTCTTTGGACGCCAAAGAAGCCGACAAGACCGAGGTGGCTGGCGCCGCCGCCGCTGCCGTAGACGAGCTTCCTCGTTCAAAGAAACGCTCCGCTAATTCTGCCATGGCAGGACCGAAGGTCACTTGGGGGATGCTTATCTCTCAGTGCTCAGAG AATCCTCATCTCACCTTGTGTGAACCTCTGTTCACTGTGGGTCAAGGCCGTCAGTGCCATTTGTGGCTTAAAGATCCAGCTGTTAGTAATGTTTTGTGCAAGTTGAGCCACATTGAG CATGGTGGTTCATCTTTTGCGTTACTAGAAATCACAGGGAGTAAAGGTACTGTTCAAGTTAATGGCAAGATGTATCGAAAGAATGCCCGAGTGGTTTTGAGCGGAGGTGATGAGGTGGTCTTCAACATTTATGGCAAGCATGCTTATGTGATATAT ATATGTCAGCAGCTCACCAATATTAATGCTACTACTGGTGTGCCTTCTCTGAGTATTTTAGAAGCCCAAAGTGATCTAATAAGAGGAATGCAGATTGAAGCTAGATCTAGTGACCCTTCAACTGTTGATGGAGCATCGATGTTGGCCTCTTTGTCTAATGTTCACAAAGATATATCAATCATCACACCTTCTGGTAAAACTTGCAATAATGTCCAACAAACTGCTGGAGTTTCATCATTATCTCCTGGCAATGAGGATGGCATTCCAGATAATACAGTGAAGGATGGTACTAGCATTAATGAACCAGCAGGAGTTTTTTCCGCTGAGAAAACTGTTCCTGCATCCTCTACAACTGTTGAGAAAAATTCTAATGTTGATAGCATGGCAAGTTCTACTCTGAATGCAGATGTTGGGAAGACAAGTGCGGGTAGTGATCAATTACGACCATTACTGCGGATGTTTGCTGCCCCTTGTCCTGAATTAGATAATATTTACAAGATATCTGAAGAGAAGAGTGAGTTAAGAGAACTACTTCTTAAGTATCTTGATTCCCCGACAGTATTGGCATCTTCTAAGCAGCAAGCACTTAAGGACAGTTTGAAACAAGGAATTCTTAGTCATGAAGATATTGATGTGTCTTTTGAAACTTTCCCATATTATCTAAG TGATACGACAAAGAATGTTTTGATTGCTTCTACTTATATGCATCTGAAAAGCAAAGGCTTTGGAAAATATGCTTCAAACCTCTCTTCAGTGTCCCCACGGATATTATTATCTGGTCCCGCAG GCTCCGAAATATACCAGGAAACTTTGTCCAAGGCACTTGCTAAGCATTTTTCTGCCAGCCTACTAATTGTGGATTCTCTTTTGCTATCTGGT GGCACATCATTAACAGAAGTGCACAATGCTAAAGAAAGTGCAAAGCCTGAAAGAACACCTGCAGTTGCTAAGAGAAGTACTCAGGTTTCCACATCACAGCACAAGAAATCAGTCTCTAAACTAGTCTCTAGTGTTGATGGGCAAATTATTGGTGGATCCACATTCTGTTCTCCAGGGTGGGTGAAACTAGAGACTAATGTCGGGTCATCAAAAGCCACTATTCTTAAAAATG GTGATCGAGTAAAATTTATTGGTCACATTCATTCACCCTCATCGCCACAAACTAG CATAGTGGATGTAGTGTACTTTGTGAAAGAATTGTGTTTATGGCTTCTTTCTTGTGCTCTGGCCATGGATATGTTTCATGCTTTCATTGTAGTTTCCATTTATGCTTTGCAGAGAGACTA TTTTCTGTTTACATTGCTAATGAAACTTCTATTTGTGTCAATTCCCTATATTCTAAAAGAAATTTTGCTATGCAATAATGTATATGTACGCCTTGAGGGAGAAGGGg CTAATCAGTTACTGCGGGATGGTTCTGGAGGAGATGACTTTGACAAGATCGCAGTTAATGATATTTTTGAG GTTGTCTCCAATCAGAGTAAAAGTGCTGCACTAGTTGTTTTCATTAAAGATATTGAGAAGGCGATCATTGGTAATTCAGACATTTTGAAGAGTAAACTTGAAAGCTTACCACAAAATGTTGTTGTAATTGGCTCACATACTCAGCTCGATAGTCGAAAGGACAAG ACCACACATGCTGGCATTCTGTTAACAAAGCTTGGGGGCAATCCAGCAGCATTACTTGATCTTTCTTTCCCG GATAAGTTCACTAGATTGCTTGATAGGAGCAAAGAAAGTCCCAAAGCAGTAAAGCAACTTACTCGCCTTTTTCCGAATAGGGTGCCAATACAACTTCCTGAG GATGAGCTTTTGCTTTCTGATTGGAAGCAGCAGTTGGAACGAGATATTGAGACTATGAAGGCTCAATCCAATACTGTCAGCATTCGAACA GTTCTCAACCGAATTGGACTGGAATGTCCTGAACTTGAGACACTCTGCATCAAAGATCAAGCTCTAACAGCAGAAA GTGTGGAAAAAATCATTGGCTGGGCTATAAGTCACCATTTTATGCATTCGGCTGAGGGTTCTGTCAAAGACTGTAAGCTTGTGATATCTGCAGAAAG CCTTAAGTATGGGCTGAACATTCTACAGGGCATTGAAGGTGAAAATAAGAATTCAAAGAAATCGCTTAAG GATGTGGTTACTGAGAATGAATTTGAGAAAAAACTGCTTGCTGATGTGATTCCTCCAAGTGATATTGGGGTCACTTTTGATGATATTGGGGCTTTAGAAAACGTGAAGGACACCTTGAAGGAGTTGGTCATGCTTCCTCTACAGAGACCTGAACTCTTTAGCAAAGGACAGTTGGCTAAG CCCTGCAAGGGAATACTGCTCTTTGGCCCCCCTGGTACTGGAAAGACAATGCTTGCGAAGGCTGTAGCAACCGAGGCTGGAGCCAACTTTATTAACATTTCAATGTCTAGCATTACTTCAAAG TGGTTTGGGGAAGGAGAAAAATATGTCAAAGCTGTCTTTTCTCTAGCCAGCAAGATTGCCCCAAGTGTTATTTTTGTCGATGAG GTCGACAGTATGTTAGGAAGACGTGAAACTCCTGGCGAACATGAGACTATGCGTAAAATGAAGAATGAGTTCATGATGAATTGGGATGGTCTGCGAACAAAAGATAAAGAGCGTGTACTTGTTCTCGCTGCTACAAATAGGCCCTTTGATCTTGATGAGGCTGTTATTAGGAGGCTTCCAAGAAG ATTTATGGTTAATTTGCCAGATGCTCCAAACAGGGAAAAAATTCTGAGAGTCATCTTAGCAAAAGAAGATTTGGCACCGGATGTTCATTTGGAAGAAATAGCAAATATGACTGATGGATATTCGGGGAGTGACCTAAAG AATCTCTGTGTAACAGCAGCTTATTGCCCAATAAGAGAGATcttggaaaaggaaaaggaa GAGAGAAGTGTAGCATTGGCCGAGAACAGACCTTTACCTGGATTATGTAGCAGTGCTGATGTCCGTTCCTTAAAGATGGATGATTTGAGATATGCACAAGAGCAG GTGTGTGCGAGCTTCTCGTCAGATTCGTTGAATATGAACGAGCTACTTCAATGGAACGACCTTTATGGAGAAGGTGGATCAAGGAGAACGAGATCTTTGAGCTATTTCATGTAA